One Meleagris gallopavo isolate NT-WF06-2002-E0010 breed Aviagen turkey brand Nicholas breeding stock chromosome 11, Turkey_5.1, whole genome shotgun sequence genomic region harbors:
- the GPR17 gene encoding uracil nucleotide/cysteinyl leukotriene receptor, with protein sequence MKGPAYPSSLFFNCSNQSNFPLETSEQCGKETHLENVLFATFYFLDFILAFIGNSLALWLFIRDQKSSTPANIFLMHLAVADLSFVLVLPTRLVYHFSGNHWPFGEIPCRLTGFLFYLNMYASIYFLMCISVDRFLAIVHPVKSIKLRRPLYAHLACAFLWLIVGVAMAPLLLSVQTVEMNNTTICLQLYREKASRHALVSLAVAFTFPFVTTVTCYLLIIRSLKSGNRVEKHLKEKAIKMIIMVLMIFLVCFVPYHVNRYIYILHYNGTKASCETQRLLALNNRITSCLTSLNGAFDPVMYFFVAEKFRDALCNLFCGKRTVMIPQTCEGKTNESSLSAKSEL encoded by the coding sequence ATGAAAGGCCCAGCATATCCCTCAAGTCTGTTCTTCAATTGCTCAAATCAGTCAAACTTCCCTTTGGAAACTTCAGAGCAATGTGGCAAAGAGACACACCTTGAGAACGTACTTTTTGCCACCTTCTACTTCCTAGACTTCATCCTGGCTTTTATTGGCAACTCCCTGGCTCTTTGGCTCTTCATTCGGGACCAGAAGTCCAGCACACCCGCCAACATTTTCCTGATGCATCTTGCTGTGGCTGACCTCTCATTCGTGCTGGTCCTCCCCACCCGGCTGGTGTACCATTTTTCTGGTAACCACTGGCCATTTGGTGAGATCCCATGCAGACTCACGGGTTTCCTTTTTTACCTCAACATGTATGCCAGTATCTACTTCCTCATGTGCATCAGCGTCGACCGGTTCCTGGCCATTGTGCACCCCGTGAAGTCCATCAAGCTCCGCAGGCCCCTTTATGCCCATCTGGCATGTGCCTTCCTGTGGCTTATAGTTGGGGTTGCGATGGCACCCCTGCTGCTCAGCGTGCAGACTGTGGAAATGAACAACACAAccatctgcctgcagctctaCAGAGAAAAGGCGTCACGTCACGCTCTTGTGTCCTTAGCGGTTGCCTTCACCTTCCCATTTGTTACTACGGTGACTTGCTACTTACTGATCATCAGAAGCCTGAAGAGTGGGAACAGAGTTGAGAAACACCTGAAGGAAAAAGCTATCAAAATGATCATCATGGTCCTGATGAtctttctggtttgttttgtaCCTTATCACGTCAATCGCTACATTTATATCCTCCATTACAACGGGACCAAGGCTTCCTGCGAGACGCAGCGCCTGCTAGCACTCAATAACCGCATCACTTCCTGCCTCACCAGCCTGAATGGGGCCTTCGACCCGgtcatgtatttttttgtagctgagaaattCCGTGATGCTTTGTGCAACCTGTTCTGTGGTAAGAGGACGGTGATGATACCGCAGACGTGTGAGGGGAAGACGAACGAAAGCTCGCTGAGTGCGAAATCTGAGCTGTGA